Proteins encoded together in one Chelonoidis abingdonii isolate Lonesome George chromosome 1, CheloAbing_2.0, whole genome shotgun sequence window:
- the TMEM19 gene encoding transmembrane protein 19 translates to MTYRQEDYKESIKMMTNIVILSLLICISLSFWIVSMTASTYYGTLRPISPWRWLFSVVIPLMIASRGFKKKSLDHSGALGGLVVGFVLTIANYSFFTALLMFFVTSSKLTKWKEDVKKRIDSEFKQGGQRNWVQVFCNGGVPTELALLYMIENGPGEIPIDFSKQYTASWMCLSLLGALACSAGDTWASEIGSVWSKNEPRLITTWEKVPVGTNGGVTLVGLISSLIGGLLVGVAYFITQLVFVSDLDISAPQWPLVVFGAMAGLLGSIIDSYLGATMQYTGFDTRIGMVVNYETKDSKHISGKPILDNNAVNLFSSVVIALLLPSVAWGFWPRG, encoded by the exons ATGACATACCGGCAGGAGGACTACAAAGAATCTATCAAAATGATGACAAATATTGTAATTTTGAGCTTGCTTATTTGTAtttcattatctttctggattGTGTCCATGACAGCAAGTACATACTATG GTACTTTACGGCCTATTTCTCCATGGCGTTGGCTTTTTTCAGTTGTGATTCCACTAATGATTGCTTCAcgaggctttaagaaaaagagCCTGGATCACAGTGGAGCTTTAGGGG gatTAGTGGTTGGATTTGTCCTAACAATTGCAAATTACAGCTTCTTCACTGCCTTGCTCATGTTTTTTGTTACTTCTTCAAAACTTACTAAGTGGAAAGAAGATGTGAAGAAGCGTATAGATTCAGAATTCAAACAAG GTGGGCAGAGGAATTGGGTGCAAGTATTCTGTAACGGTGGTGTCCCTACAGAGCTGGCTCTGCTATATATGATAGAAAATGGACCAGGTGAAATTCCAATAGACTTTTCCAAGCAGTATACTGCATCATGGATGTGTTTATCCCTTTTGGGAGCTCTGGCCTGCTCTGCTGGAGATACTTGGGCTTCAGAGATTGGCAGTGTCTGGAGTAAAAATGAGCCAAGGTTAATAACCACATGGGAAAAGGTTCCAGTAG GTACTAATGGAGGTGTTACGTTAGTTGGCCTAATTTCAAGTCTCATTGGTGGCCTGCTAGTAGGTGTGGCTTACTTCATTACGCAGCTTGTTTTTGTGAGTGATCTGGATATATCTGCTCCACAGTGGCCACTTGTTGTGTTTGGTGCAATGGCTGGTTTACTGGGATCAATTATTGATTCATATTTAGGAGCTACAATGCAATACACCG GTTTTGACACACGTATTGGCATGGTTGTCAACTATGAAACAAAAGACTCAAAGCACATATCTGGAAAACCAATACTGGACAACAATGCAGTAAACCTCTTTTCTTCTGTAGTCATTGCTTTGTTACTTCCTAGTGTGGCATGGGGTTTCTGGCCAAGAGGGTGA